One genomic segment of Podarcis raffonei isolate rPodRaf1 chromosome 7, rPodRaf1.pri, whole genome shotgun sequence includes these proteins:
- the ARAP3 gene encoding arf-GAP with Rho-GAP domain, ANK repeat and PH domain-containing protein 3 isoform X3, translated as MVAYPGAAGKEKERKQELPLSPKHSMRIFFQAAGSLEWQEYEELPECAPNQGEERPVNRNTKIEEKSQSMQPVHIVQNETEGYFSVEALWAKGSPFRLSDHLYPDETSEDLTISPYASYTSLSERSVTVLNGWLDKLSPQGNYVFQRRFVRFDGKSLMYFNNEKEPYPKGLVPLSVIDVVRSTKDNKFQVVTKHRIFVFRAESEAQRNEWCSALQQRVAEQRLLCPRPCLSGTTHLQKSGHLELKGYKSKLYVVLVLAEMWLYKSEQFFKMGVAICLIEMHGATIREAKGRTFELITPFKIFSFGAESEREKREWMEALQNSIAETLYDYEVAEKIWSNKANRFCADCRTLSPDWASVNLCVVICKQCAGQHRSLGSSISKVQSLKLDTSIWSNEMVQLFIMLGNEQVNRFWAAHLPPSEALHPEASAEQRREFITRKYRYGRYRMPHPQYSSQENILQALCVAVSGPGLLKKMLQFFATTKETEAGGCGFVSKAKPWGNNGQDQQGNCPGNVSVEELSAEGVYNEITQPVVHQGYLYKAPVVTKMAATKKSREDFQKVWCSLEKFFLFYETDRSSEPVGKIEMADVISLGVNRTDGLVSPISSERFHFTLELYLSSERVQQLGTDGPDSLQSWASALGKWFTPLSCHCLLGYEFQKVGRLCYKSMLNPNQWLQGFFILQKSHLFICPGEEGAAEDSINLRQLQELSVVPLADDPEKKEMLILVEMGRTFCLQGASRLDFSAWCAAIQASAGGQGNALRDQQLSRSGIPIIVNSCIAFITQYGLQHEGIYRKNGAKSRIKTLMEEFRRDARNVKLRISENFIEDVTDVLKRFFRELEDPVFTTYLHPQWKEAAAISQKSQRLERYKELISRLPRLNGRTLAALIGHLYRVQKCADLNQMTTKNLALLFAPSLFQTDGTGEHEVKVMEELIDNYVPIFNIEEDQVLQMDLENSLITTWRDVQLSQAGDIILEVYLEQKNPDCCVTLKVSPIMRAEELSNQVLEMRNVAPSLDIWLTFEVLENGELERPLHPKEKVLEQALQWCKLPKPSSAYLLVKKVPIREGSCLFTGAKRESPKCGLLKCREELPKLLGNKFQERYFVIRDRKLLLLKEKRSAKPEREWMLDMAKVYMGIRKKLKPPSQWGFTLVLEKQQLYLACMGQSDLWDWTTSILKAQHDSIRPVILRRRSSSDLSKQKFGTMPLIPLRGDSTNPTMLSANQTLHRLHTRRTLSMFFPMKMHQDSLEEQQEAAESEPVYEEVGNFADMGFLELQQSLLPPVDRTKKPVPCSEQAVSSSLPPCPAPRTSGINVAKGCCFERTLRLEEGKDLLPDKLPGHSVAPSAAVERMTELPQGSPAPDWEQGQSIEAPASTPEHPMGEEPQAGAPRKKSFQSDLSISDKLMQELSSAILRKKECQETPATVGKQNPRDGAQAQLEGSRDQRTEIP; from the exons ATGGTGGCCTACCCAGGAGCAG CaggcaaagaaaaggaaaggaaacaagaaCTACCTTTGTCTCCTAAACATTCTATGAGAATCTTCTTCCAGGCTGCAGGATCCCTTGAGTGGCAGGAATACGAAGAGTTGCCAGAATGTGCACCAAACCAGGGAGAAGAAAGGCCCGT GAACAGAAATACCAAGATAGAAGAAAAGAGCCAGTCCATGCAGCCAGTCCACATTGTCCAGAATGAGACTGAGGGATACTTTTCAGTGGAGGCTCTgtgggccaaaggctccccattcAGACTCTCTGACCACCTGTATCCTGATGAGACTTCAGAGGACCTAACCATCTCCCCCTATGCCAGCTATACCTCGCTGTCAGAGCGCTCGGTCACTGTGCTCAACGGCTGGCTGGACAAGCTGTCTCCACAGGG GAACTACGTCTTCCAGCGACGCTTTGTCAGATTTGACGGGAAAAGTCTCATGTATTTCAACAATGAAAAG GAGCCGTATCCTAAAGGTTTGGTTCCCCTCTCTGTCATTGACGTGGTGCGCTCCACCAAGGACAACAAATTCCAAGTTGTCACGAAACACAGGATCTTTGTCTTCAGAGCTGAAAGTGAGG CTCAGCGGAATGAGTGGTGTAGCGCCTTGCAGCAGAGAGTGGCTGAGCAGCGGCTGCTGTGTCCCCGGCCGTGCCTCAGTGGCACCACTCATCTCCAAAAATCCGGGCACCTGGAGCTCAAAGGCTACAAATCCAAGCTATATGTGGTGCTTGTCCTGGCTGAGATGTGGTTATACAAAAGTGAACAG TTCTTTAAAATGGGCGTCGCCATCTGCCTCATTGAGATGCATGGCGCCACTATCCGAGAAGCCAAAGGCCGCACCTTTGAGCTCATCACCCCATTCAAAATCTTCAG TTTTGGAGCAGAGTCTGAGCGAGAGAAGAGGGAGTGGATGGAGGCCCTGCAGAACTCCATTGCTGAGACACTCTATGACTATGAGGTGGCTGAGAAGATCTGGTCAAACAAAGCCAACAGGTTCTGTGCCGATTGTCGCACCTTGAGCCCGGACTGGGCTTCCGTCAACTTGTGTGTGGTGATCTGCAAGCAGTGTGCAG GTCAACACCGGAGCCTGGGCTCCAGCATTTCAAAGGTGCAGAGTCTGAAGCTGGACACAAGCATCTGGAGCAATGAGATGGTTCAG CTATTCATCATGCTGGGGAACGAGCAAGTGAACAGGTTTTGGGCAGCGCACCTCCCACCTTCTGAGGCTTTGCACCCCGAGGCCAGTGCTGAGCAGAGGCGAGAATTCATCACTCGCAAGTACCGCTATGGGCGCTACCGCATGCCACACCCACAGTACAGCAGTCAGGAAAATATTTTGCAG GCTCTGTGTGTGGCTGTGTCTGGGCCTGGACttctgaagaaaatgttgcagttcTTTGCAACCACCAAGGAAACTGAGGCAGGAGGTTGCGGGTTCGTTTCTAAAGCCAAGCCCTGGGGCAACAATGGGCAGGACCAGCAAGGCAACTGCCCAG GCAATGTCAGTGTGGAGGAATTGAGCGCAGAAGGAGTCTACAATGAGATTACACAACCTGTGGTACACCAAGGCTACTTGTACAAGGCCCCAGTTGTGACAAAAATGGCTGCCACCAAGAAGAGCAGAGAGG aCTTTCAGAAAGTCTGGTGCTCACTGGAGAAgtttttcctcttctatgaaaCTGACAGGAGCTCTGAGCCCGTGGGGAAGATAGAAATGGCTGATGTGATTTCACTGGGTGTGAACAGAACAGATGGGCTGGTTAGCCCTATCTCCTCAGAAAG GTTCCACTTCACACTGGAACTGTATCTGAGCAGCGAGCGAGTGCAGCAGCTGGGGACTGATGGGCCAGACAGTTTGCAGTCCTGGGCCAGTGCCCTTGGCAAG TGGTTCACCCCTCTCAGCTGCCACTGCCTGCTGGGCTACGAGTTCCAGAAAGTGGGCAGACTCTGCTACAAGTCAATGTTGAATCCCAATCAGTGGCTGCAAGGTTTCTTCATCCTCCAGAAATCTCATCTCTTCATCTGCCCTGGAGAAGAGGGGGCAGCTGAGGACAGCATCAATCTGCGGCAGCTTCAGGAGCTCA GTGTTGTTCCCCTTGCtgatgatccagagaagaaagagATGCTGATCCTGGTGGAGATGGGGCG GACATTCTGTCTTCAAGGAGCATCGCGGCTGGACTTTTCCGCATGGTGCGCAGCTATTCAGGCTTCAGCAGGGGGGCAAGGGAATGCTCTGCGTGACCAGCAGCTCAGCAGGAGTGGCATCCCCATCATCGTGAACAGCTGCATTGCCTTCATCACCCAGTATG GGCTACAACATGAAGGCATTTATCGGAAGAATGGAGCTAAGTCTCGAATCAAGACTTTGATGGAGGAGTTCCGACGGGATGCTCGAAACGTCAAACTGCGCATCAGTGAGAATTTCATTGAGGATGTGACAGACGTGCTGAAGAGGTTTTTCCGGGAGCTGGAGGATCCTGTTTTCACCACATACCTGCACCCTCAGTGGAAGGAGGCGGCAG CAATCTCCCAGAAGTCCCAAAGATTGGAGCGATACAAGGAGCTGATAAGCCGCTTGCCCCGCCTCAATGGCCGGACCCTGGCTGCTCTGATTGGCCACCTGTACCG GGTTCAGAAATGTGCTGACCTCAACCAGATGACCACCAAAAACCTGGCTCTGCTCTTTGCACCAAGCCTTTTCCAAACGGATGGAACGGGGGAACATGAAGTCAAGGTGATGGAGGAACTGATTGACAACTATGTTCCTATCTTCAAT ATAGAGGAAGACCAGGTGTTGCAGATGGACCTGGAGAACAGTTTGATTACTACCTGGAGGGATGTCCAG CTCTCACAGGCTGGTGATATCATCCTTGAGGTTTACCTAGAGCAGAAGAACCCTGACTGCTGTGTCACACTTAAG GTGTCTCCCATAATGAGAGCAGAAGAGCTGTCCAATCAGGTGCTGGAGATGCGAAATGTGGCACCCAGCCTGGACATCTGGCTTACCTTTGAAGTCTTAGAGAATGGGGAACTAG AGCGCCCCCTGCATCCCAAGGAGAAGGTcctggagcaggccctgcagtggtGTAAGCTGCCCAAACCCAGCTCTGCTTATTTGCTGGTGAAGAAGGTTCCCATTAGGGAAGGCAGTTGCCTCTTCACAG GTGCTAAACGCGAGAGCCCCAAATGTGGTCTGCTGAAGTGCCGCGAGGAGTTGCCCAAACTCCTGGGCAACAAGTTTCAGGAGCGCTACTTTGTCATCAGGGACCGCAAGTTGCTTTTACTGAAAGAGAAACGG AGTGCTAAGCCAGAACGGGAATGGATGCTAGACATGGCCAAGGTTTACATGGGGATTCGAAAAAAGCTGAAGCCCCCTTCACA GTGGGGTTTCACTCTGGTTCTAGAAAAGCAGCAACT GTATTTAGCATGCATGGGGCAATCTGATCTGTGGGACTGGACCACCAGCATCCTGAAAGCCCAG CATGACAGCATCCGCCCGGTCATCCTGCGTCGGCGCTCGTCTTCTGACCTATCCAAGCAGAAGTTTGGCACCATGCCCCTGATCCCTCTACGGGGAGACAGCACCAATCCCACCATGCTCTCTGCTAACCAGACCCTG CACCGCCTGCACACACGAAGGACACTGTCCATGTTTTTT CCAATGAAAATGCATCAGGATTCActagaggagcagcaggaggcggcCGAGTCTGAACCTGTCTATGAGGAGGTGGGAAACTTTGCCGACATGGGCTTTCTGGAGCTCCAACAGTCCCTGCTGCCTCCCGTGGACCGAACCAAGAAGCCAGTTCCATGCTCAGAGCAGGCAGTATCCAGCTCACTGCCCCCCTGCCCAGCCCCCAGGACATCTGGAATCAACGTGGCAAAAGGATGCTGCTTTGAGAGGACCCTCAggctggaggaggggaaggaCCTCCTCCCAGACAAGCTCCCAGGACACAGTGTGGCCCCAAGTGCCGCTGTAGAGAGAATGACCGAGTTGCCTCAAGGGTCGCCTGCCCCAGACTGGGAACAGGGGCAGTCAATAGAGGCACCTGCCTCCACTCCAGAACATCCAATGGGAGAGGAGCCTCAGGCTGGTGCCCCCAGGAAGAAAAGCTTCCAGTCAGACTTGTCCATCAGTGACAAACTCATGCAGGAGCTGAGTTCTGCCATCCTCCGGAAGAAGGAGTGCCAGGAGACACCTGCCACAGTGGGGAAGCAGAACCCCCGGGATGGGGCCCAGGCACAGCTGGAAGGGTCACGGGATCAGAGGACAGAGATTCCTTAA
- the ARAP3 gene encoding arf-GAP with Rho-GAP domain, ANK repeat and PH domain-containing protein 3 isoform X4, with protein sequence MHHQCSVDSDIADWLALIHLERYWDTFKKHGYGSVKDVISLSKEDLQKLGITATGHRKRILNLVQQTRLLVRDRSGHMAGDARHRSGKCVDSLDGTNATEKNEVGSKKEVLVETIPSLGADLDSEDHSQHPRLNKEPTAPVTKPVPKPRTLFPRAHQAAKPEKVSLAQTPASVCNPTSCSEQPPRTFIILEGFDPGESTTDAERLEFSPKHQAGPGDKVQGVTLPPQSRPREGHLEYALQCFAPESGMSGEVRSVHELTSSSTFKSQPEDTVSPTESRLLPSALTKSASPEEQKESVSGVTGPLPVKSMEAKETVRSQPSDLVKQNGTVTMENAKSLGQLCLDHPPQGLDNRSGPVEDSISPYCESMFGQWWPTQEQAAGSLEWQEYEELPECAPNQGEERPVNRNTKIEEKSQSMQPVHIVQNETEGYFSVEALWAKGSPFRLSDHLYPDETSEDLTISPYASYTSLSERSVTVLNGWLDKLSPQGNYVFQRRFVRFDGKSLMYFNNEKEPYPKGLVPLSVIDVVRSTKDNKFQVVTKHRIFVFRAESEAQRNEWCSALQQRVAEQRLLCPRPCLSGTTHLQKSGHLELKGYKSKLYVVLVLAEMWLYKSEQFFKMGVAICLIEMHGATIREAKGRTFELITPFKIFSFGAESEREKREWMEALQNSIAETLYDYEVAEKIWSNKANRFCADCRTLSPDWASVNLCVVICKQCAGQHRSLGSSISKVQSLKLDTSIWSNEMVQLFIMLGNEQVNRFWAAHLPPSEALHPEASAEQRREFITRKYRYGRYRMPHPQYSSQENILQALCVAVSGPGLLKKMLQFFATTKETEAGGCGFVSKAKPWGNNGQDQQGNCPGNVSVEELSAEGVYNEITQPVVHQGYLYKAPVVTKMAATKKSREDFQKVWCSLEKFFLFYETDRSSEPVGKIEMADVISLGVNRTDGLVSPISSERFHFTLELYLSSERVQQLGTDGPDSLQSWASALGKWFTPLSCHCLLGYEFQKVGRLCYKSMLNPNQWLQGFFILQKSHLFICPGEEGAAEDSINLRQLQELSVVPLADDPEKKEMLILVEMGRTFCLQGASRLDFSAWCAAIQASAGGQGNALRDQQLSRSGIPIIVNSCIAFITQYGLQHEGIYRKNGAKSRIKTLMEEFRRDARNVKLRISENFIEDVTDVLKRFFRELEDPVFTTYLHPQWKEAAAISQKSQRLERYKELISRLPRLNGRTLAALIGHLYRVQKCADLNQMTTKNLALLFAPSLFQTDGTGEHEVKVMEELIDNYVPIFNIEEDQVLQMDLENSLITTWRDVQLSQAGDIILEVYLEQKNPDCCVTLKVSPIMRAEELSNQVLEMRNVAPSLDIWLTFEVLENGELERPLHPKEKVLEQALQWCKLPKPSSAYLLVKKVPIREGSCLFTEC encoded by the exons ATGCACCACCAGTGCTCTGTGGACTCTGACATTGCAGACTGGCTGGCCCTCATCCATCTGGAGAGATACTGGGATACCTTCAAGAAACATGGATATGGCTCCGTGAAAGATGTGATCTCTCTCAGTAAGGAGGACCTGCAGAAGCTTGGCATCACCGCTACTGGGCACCGCAAAAGGATTCTGAATTTAGTGCAACAAACTCGACTGCTTGTGAGGGACAGAAGTGGGCACATGGCAGGAGATGCTCGTCACAGGTCTGGCAAGTGTGTGGATTCTCTGGATGGGACTAACGCAACAGAGAAGAATGAAGTGGGCTCAAAGAAAGAAGTCTTGGTGGAAACTATTCCCAGCCTTGGGGCTGATCTTGACTCTGAAGACCATAGTCAGCATCCACGGTTGAACAAGGAACCAACGGCTCCTGTGACCAAGCCAGTGCCCAAACCCAGGACGTTGTTTCCTCGTGCGCACCAAGCAGCCAAGCCAGAGAAAGTCTCATTGGCACAAACACCTGCGTCTGTCTGCAATCCCACGTCTTGCTCTGAACAACCTCCAAGAACGTTTATTATTCTGGAGGGATTTGATCCAGGGGAAAGTACCACGGATGCCGAGAGGCTTGAGTTCAGTCCAAAGCACCAGGCAGGGCCAGGAGACAAAGTCCAAGGGGTCACCTTGCCACCTCAGAGTAGACCAAGGGAGGGCCACTTGGAATATGCTCTGCAGTGTTTTGCTCCTGAGAGCGGCATGAGTGGGGAGGTCAGGAGTGTGCATGAACTCACCTCCTCATCCACCTTCAAGAGCCAGCCTGAGGACACTGTCAGTCCAACGGAGTCGAGGCTGCTTCCTTCTGCCCTCACCAAGTCAGCCTCCCCAGAGGAGCAGAAAGAGTCTGTGTCAGGTGTCACTGGGCCCTTGCCAGTGAAAAGCATGGAGGCGAAGGAAACTGTGAGGAGTCAGCCTTCTGACCTGGTCAAGCAAAATGGGACTGTGACCATGGAGAATGCCAA GTCCTTGGGACAGCTCTGCCTAGATCATCCTCCACAGGGACTTGATAACAGATCAG GACCTGTTGAGGACTCCATCAGTCCCTACTGCGAGAGCATGTTTGGGCAATGGTGGCCTACCCAGGAGCAG GCTGCAGGATCCCTTGAGTGGCAGGAATACGAAGAGTTGCCAGAATGTGCACCAAACCAGGGAGAAGAAAGGCCCGT GAACAGAAATACCAAGATAGAAGAAAAGAGCCAGTCCATGCAGCCAGTCCACATTGTCCAGAATGAGACTGAGGGATACTTTTCAGTGGAGGCTCTgtgggccaaaggctccccattcAGACTCTCTGACCACCTGTATCCTGATGAGACTTCAGAGGACCTAACCATCTCCCCCTATGCCAGCTATACCTCGCTGTCAGAGCGCTCGGTCACTGTGCTCAACGGCTGGCTGGACAAGCTGTCTCCACAGGG GAACTACGTCTTCCAGCGACGCTTTGTCAGATTTGACGGGAAAAGTCTCATGTATTTCAACAATGAAAAG GAGCCGTATCCTAAAGGTTTGGTTCCCCTCTCTGTCATTGACGTGGTGCGCTCCACCAAGGACAACAAATTCCAAGTTGTCACGAAACACAGGATCTTTGTCTTCAGAGCTGAAAGTGAGG CTCAGCGGAATGAGTGGTGTAGCGCCTTGCAGCAGAGAGTGGCTGAGCAGCGGCTGCTGTGTCCCCGGCCGTGCCTCAGTGGCACCACTCATCTCCAAAAATCCGGGCACCTGGAGCTCAAAGGCTACAAATCCAAGCTATATGTGGTGCTTGTCCTGGCTGAGATGTGGTTATACAAAAGTGAACAG TTCTTTAAAATGGGCGTCGCCATCTGCCTCATTGAGATGCATGGCGCCACTATCCGAGAAGCCAAAGGCCGCACCTTTGAGCTCATCACCCCATTCAAAATCTTCAG TTTTGGAGCAGAGTCTGAGCGAGAGAAGAGGGAGTGGATGGAGGCCCTGCAGAACTCCATTGCTGAGACACTCTATGACTATGAGGTGGCTGAGAAGATCTGGTCAAACAAAGCCAACAGGTTCTGTGCCGATTGTCGCACCTTGAGCCCGGACTGGGCTTCCGTCAACTTGTGTGTGGTGATCTGCAAGCAGTGTGCAG GTCAACACCGGAGCCTGGGCTCCAGCATTTCAAAGGTGCAGAGTCTGAAGCTGGACACAAGCATCTGGAGCAATGAGATGGTTCAG CTATTCATCATGCTGGGGAACGAGCAAGTGAACAGGTTTTGGGCAGCGCACCTCCCACCTTCTGAGGCTTTGCACCCCGAGGCCAGTGCTGAGCAGAGGCGAGAATTCATCACTCGCAAGTACCGCTATGGGCGCTACCGCATGCCACACCCACAGTACAGCAGTCAGGAAAATATTTTGCAG GCTCTGTGTGTGGCTGTGTCTGGGCCTGGACttctgaagaaaatgttgcagttcTTTGCAACCACCAAGGAAACTGAGGCAGGAGGTTGCGGGTTCGTTTCTAAAGCCAAGCCCTGGGGCAACAATGGGCAGGACCAGCAAGGCAACTGCCCAG GCAATGTCAGTGTGGAGGAATTGAGCGCAGAAGGAGTCTACAATGAGATTACACAACCTGTGGTACACCAAGGCTACTTGTACAAGGCCCCAGTTGTGACAAAAATGGCTGCCACCAAGAAGAGCAGAGAGG aCTTTCAGAAAGTCTGGTGCTCACTGGAGAAgtttttcctcttctatgaaaCTGACAGGAGCTCTGAGCCCGTGGGGAAGATAGAAATGGCTGATGTGATTTCACTGGGTGTGAACAGAACAGATGGGCTGGTTAGCCCTATCTCCTCAGAAAG GTTCCACTTCACACTGGAACTGTATCTGAGCAGCGAGCGAGTGCAGCAGCTGGGGACTGATGGGCCAGACAGTTTGCAGTCCTGGGCCAGTGCCCTTGGCAAG TGGTTCACCCCTCTCAGCTGCCACTGCCTGCTGGGCTACGAGTTCCAGAAAGTGGGCAGACTCTGCTACAAGTCAATGTTGAATCCCAATCAGTGGCTGCAAGGTTTCTTCATCCTCCAGAAATCTCATCTCTTCATCTGCCCTGGAGAAGAGGGGGCAGCTGAGGACAGCATCAATCTGCGGCAGCTTCAGGAGCTCA GTGTTGTTCCCCTTGCtgatgatccagagaagaaagagATGCTGATCCTGGTGGAGATGGGGCG GACATTCTGTCTTCAAGGAGCATCGCGGCTGGACTTTTCCGCATGGTGCGCAGCTATTCAGGCTTCAGCAGGGGGGCAAGGGAATGCTCTGCGTGACCAGCAGCTCAGCAGGAGTGGCATCCCCATCATCGTGAACAGCTGCATTGCCTTCATCACCCAGTATG GGCTACAACATGAAGGCATTTATCGGAAGAATGGAGCTAAGTCTCGAATCAAGACTTTGATGGAGGAGTTCCGACGGGATGCTCGAAACGTCAAACTGCGCATCAGTGAGAATTTCATTGAGGATGTGACAGACGTGCTGAAGAGGTTTTTCCGGGAGCTGGAGGATCCTGTTTTCACCACATACCTGCACCCTCAGTGGAAGGAGGCGGCAG CAATCTCCCAGAAGTCCCAAAGATTGGAGCGATACAAGGAGCTGATAAGCCGCTTGCCCCGCCTCAATGGCCGGACCCTGGCTGCTCTGATTGGCCACCTGTACCG GGTTCAGAAATGTGCTGACCTCAACCAGATGACCACCAAAAACCTGGCTCTGCTCTTTGCACCAAGCCTTTTCCAAACGGATGGAACGGGGGAACATGAAGTCAAGGTGATGGAGGAACTGATTGACAACTATGTTCCTATCTTCAAT ATAGAGGAAGACCAGGTGTTGCAGATGGACCTGGAGAACAGTTTGATTACTACCTGGAGGGATGTCCAG CTCTCACAGGCTGGTGATATCATCCTTGAGGTTTACCTAGAGCAGAAGAACCCTGACTGCTGTGTCACACTTAAG GTGTCTCCCATAATGAGAGCAGAAGAGCTGTCCAATCAGGTGCTGGAGATGCGAAATGTGGCACCCAGCCTGGACATCTGGCTTACCTTTGAAGTCTTAGAGAATGGGGAACTAG AGCGCCCCCTGCATCCCAAGGAGAAGGTcctggagcaggccctgcagtggtGTAAGCTGCCCAAACCCAGCTCTGCTTATTTGCTGGTGAAGAAGGTTCCCATTAGGGAAGGCAGTTGCCTCTTCACAG AGTGCTAA